The Pieris rapae chromosome 16, ilPieRapa1.1, whole genome shotgun sequence genome includes a region encoding these proteins:
- the LOC111000076 gene encoding protein cramped isoform X1, whose product MKSCINKLPLSKVSMMSPGACQGEEQRTELLGSLTTQQQQRTSARVIKKLRLESPADKRDVTECDTPNKIDDKEPLKFPTQFPVKQRMPKALWSADEKSLFFEALNEYGKDFDAITAYICGKMKKKGMADGLKTKTQVSHFYYRTWHKLSKHVQFDENVKKVAQELYALINYGELRRKLASVSEKTCARLGEMVRGGSMAVRARGRTLRVRTPMCAALRRLNQITERACGTRVCSRAQVVLRARNSCAWARVQAAAHNPRMVAALPLRTRLAAFIKALQKRWKTSHYKETIITNGLEKDNLSSEDYERENCDELESHLNLEIDRIIAREGTLPKKLALHLGPRPGVEIHLPVLSPSEQLSSQKICFSSYLERMGSLPRDKDSVKIRTPKRQRKDSTSEKDKDETKKIKLDEDSKLINIDETAIDGIELMAHFKTIHDDEEKPSEDEKDLKSEETAEEDGEPLERDNIMSEREKDSFSEMEDEEKYNKSDTDNESDGRVDKEKFNHLKVKFRIRPKKRGGTIYTLVQGSDEMKSGELKVEEPKCEEEIKPVIDVETAIRQIRAGWSQHDAGDLTIGDLYLMFGSRSKLELDYWWAEATPPLPQPIKAQKTSESDKTDKDRVIDKREKGNKTPEKGDSSVEDERDKSDTDILFSPKNTYSQDSNDGMSGDERKCEALSSPDHKSSGTLKLVSKLINRADPQPASQASHGFSLLSDRLKRLLALAGNTHITTAANTAVSKCICGHVCPKKQAQKSQPQPTQELTNFVTKNEYSSVFRHPTPIAPRPCGTEKSSAMSLDGLPRRRRGRPRVSERDSPRVVVQRLLPLLPKLPPTSNLIPVKLVPHSSAPAPARILPRPPPPPPTSTADLSAYYVLSESNGRFFFHDGDRRIPINPPEEDEDHDKMNGEDIQIVKEKASSENGETDKSKESNSATSSMKSEQTDMTSFLTSESMSLSPSRLLRDAEGWLEGSVQDFSLSSFLNQLEGRHPDTAVESQLHSLMAESSVDYVAKFADLAAEVTEQRDHREEIP is encoded by the exons CTGCCATTGTCCAAAGTGTCAATGATGTCGCCCGGCGCATGTCAGGGAGAAGAACAGCGCACCGAACTCTTAGGATCTTTGACCACACAGCAGCAGCAACGGACCAGTGCCAGAGTCATCAAGAAGTTGCGTTTAGAGTCACCAGCGGATAAACGAG ACGTAACAGAATGCGATACGCCAAACAAAATCGATGATAAGGAGCCCCTCAAGTTCCCAACCCAGTTCCCAGTGAAGCAACGGATGCCCAAAGCTCTTTGGTCAGCAGACGAGAAGAGTTTATTCTTCGAAGCCTTGAACGAGTACGGGAAAGACTTTGATGCCATCACAGCGTATATCTGTGGGAAGATGAAGAAAAAGGGGATGGCCGACGGCTTGAAGACGAAGACACAAGTCAGCCACTTCTACTACAGGACGTGGCACAAGCTTTCAAAGCACGTACAGTTTGATGAAA ATGTTAAGAAAGTAGCCCAAGAGCTATACGCCCTAATTAACTACGGGGAACTCCGGCGTAAGTTGGCATCGGTGAGTGAGAAGACATGCGCGCGACTCGGAGAAATGGTCCGGGGCGGGAGCATGGCGGTGCGTGCACGTGGTCGTACGTTGCGGGTACGTACGCCTATGTGTGCTGCGTTACGGCGACTTAACCAAATAACTG aacGTGCTTGTGGTACGCGTGTTTGTTCTCGTGCTCAAGTTGTATTACGTGCACGTAATTCGTGCGCGTGGGCACGCGTACAAGCCGCAGCGCACAATCCTCGAATGGTGGCCGCCTTACCATTGCGTACCCGGCTCGCTGCTTTTATCAAAGCACTGCAGAAACGTTGGAAAACC TCACACTACAAAGAAACCATTATTACAAATGGTTTGGAGAAAGATAATTTGAGCTCTGAGGATTATGAACGAGAGAACTGTGACGAGCTTGAATCACATCTCAACTTGGAGATTGACAGGATTATAGCTAGAG AAGGTACACTGCCTAAAAAGTTGGCGCTACACCTCGGACCTCGTCCCGGAGTAGAGATTCACTTGCCCGTTCTCAGTCCAAGCGAACAGCTGTCCAGCCAGAAGATCTGCTTCTCTTCTTATCTGGAGAGGATGGGATCTTTGCCTCGAGACAAGGATAGTg TAAAAATAAGAACACCAAAACGCCAAAGGAAAGATAGCACATCAGAAAAAGACAAGGATGAGACGAAAAAGATCAAATTGGATGAAGATAGTAAGTTGATAAATATTGACGAAACGGCCATCGACGGTATAGAGCTGATGGCCCACTTTAAAACTATACATGACGATGAAGAAAAACCTAGTGAAGATGAAAAGGATTTGAAATCCGAAGAAACGGCCGAGGAAGACGGAGAGCCGTTAGAGAGAGACAACATTATGTCAGAAAGGGAAAAGGACAGTTTCTCAGAAATGGAAGATGAggagaaatataataagagTGACACTGATAACGAGAGTGATGGAAGGGTTGATAAGGAAAAGTTTAATCATCTTAAG GTAAAATTTCGAATTCGCCCAAAGAAGCGAGGCGGCACTATCTATACATTGGTTCAAGGTTCAGATGAAATGAAGAGCGGAGAGTTAAAGGTGGAAGAGCCGAAG tgtGAGGAGGAAATAAAGCCTGTTATAGATGTAGAAACGGCGATACGACAAATTCGCGCCGGTTGGAGTCAACACGACGCTGGAGATCTTACAATTGGGGACCTATATCTCATG TTTGGATCTCGTTCAAAATTGGAGCTCGACTATTGGTGGGCTGAAGCCACGCCCCCTCTGCCGCAACCAATCAAAGCTCAGAAAACATCCGAAAGCGACAAGACAGACAAGGACAGAGTTATAGACAAGAGGGAGAAGGGTAACAAAACACCTGAAAAAGGCGACAGTTCTGTGGAAGACGAGAGAGACAAAAGCGAtacagatatattattttcgccCAAGAACACATACAGTCAGGATAGTAACGATGGAATGTCTGGTGATGAGAGGaaat GTGAGGCTCTGTCGTCTCCAGACCACAAGTCTTCGGGTACTCTGAAGCTGGTCAGCAAACTCATCAATAGAGCTGATCCTCAGCCAGCCAGCCAGGCTTCGCACGGGTTTTCTTTACTCAGTGACAG atTGAAGCGACTCCTGGCGTTAGCTGGCAACACTCACATCACAACCGCTGCAAACACTGCCGTGTCAAAATGCATTTGTGGGCACGTGTGTCCAAAAAAACAGGCACAG AAATCGCAGCCACAACCAACTCAAGAACTGACGAATTTCGTAACGAAAAACGAATACAGCTCGGTGTTCCGTCACCCGACACCCATCGCACCTCGCCCTTGCGGTACTGAG AAGAGCAGTGCCATGAGCCTAGATGGCCTACCACGCCGTCGTCGCGGAAGGCCCAGGGTGTCAGAGCGGGATAGCCCTAGGGTCGTCGTCCAGAGACTGTTACCTCTTCTGCCCAAACTGCCTCCTACCAGCA ATTTGATCCCAGTGAAACTAGTGCCGCATTCGTCTGCGCCCGCCCCAGCTAGGATTCTGCCGAGACCGCCTCCTCCGCCGCCCACATCCACCGCTGA TTTGTCAGCCTACTACGTACTCAGTGAGTCAAACGGTCGATTCTTCTTCCACGACGGAGATCGTCGGATTCCCATAAACCCACCAGAAGAAGATGAAGATCATG ATAAAATGAATGGAGAAGATATCCAGATTGTAAAAGAAAAGGCGAGCAGCGAGAATGGGGAGACAGACAAGTCGAAAGAATCAAACTCTGCAACATCCTCGATGAAGTCGGAACAGACCGACATGACTA GTTTTCTAACATCCGAGTCCATGTCACTGTCTCCATCCCGACTGTTGCGTGATGCTGAAGGATGGCTCGAAGGCTCCGTCCAAGATTTCTCTCTCAGCTCGTTCCTCAACCAGCTGGAAGGGCGTCATCCTGATACTGCG
- the LOC111000076 gene encoding protein cramped isoform X2, with the protein MMSPGACQGEEQRTELLGSLTTQQQQRTSARVIKKLRLESPADKRDVTECDTPNKIDDKEPLKFPTQFPVKQRMPKALWSADEKSLFFEALNEYGKDFDAITAYICGKMKKKGMADGLKTKTQVSHFYYRTWHKLSKHVQFDENVKKVAQELYALINYGELRRKLASVSEKTCARLGEMVRGGSMAVRARGRTLRVRTPMCAALRRLNQITERACGTRVCSRAQVVLRARNSCAWARVQAAAHNPRMVAALPLRTRLAAFIKALQKRWKTSHYKETIITNGLEKDNLSSEDYERENCDELESHLNLEIDRIIAREGTLPKKLALHLGPRPGVEIHLPVLSPSEQLSSQKICFSSYLERMGSLPRDKDSVKIRTPKRQRKDSTSEKDKDETKKIKLDEDSKLINIDETAIDGIELMAHFKTIHDDEEKPSEDEKDLKSEETAEEDGEPLERDNIMSEREKDSFSEMEDEEKYNKSDTDNESDGRVDKEKFNHLKVKFRIRPKKRGGTIYTLVQGSDEMKSGELKVEEPKCEEEIKPVIDVETAIRQIRAGWSQHDAGDLTIGDLYLMFGSRSKLELDYWWAEATPPLPQPIKAQKTSESDKTDKDRVIDKREKGNKTPEKGDSSVEDERDKSDTDILFSPKNTYSQDSNDGMSGDERKCEALSSPDHKSSGTLKLVSKLINRADPQPASQASHGFSLLSDRLKRLLALAGNTHITTAANTAVSKCICGHVCPKKQAQKSQPQPTQELTNFVTKNEYSSVFRHPTPIAPRPCGTEKSSAMSLDGLPRRRRGRPRVSERDSPRVVVQRLLPLLPKLPPTSNLIPVKLVPHSSAPAPARILPRPPPPPPTSTADLSAYYVLSESNGRFFFHDGDRRIPINPPEEDEDHDKMNGEDIQIVKEKASSENGETDKSKESNSATSSMKSEQTDMTSFLTSESMSLSPSRLLRDAEGWLEGSVQDFSLSSFLNQLEGRHPDTAVESQLHSLMAESSVDYVAKFADLAAEVTEQRDHREEIP; encoded by the exons ATGATGTCGCCCGGCGCATGTCAGGGAGAAGAACAGCGCACCGAACTCTTAGGATCTTTGACCACACAGCAGCAGCAACGGACCAGTGCCAGAGTCATCAAGAAGTTGCGTTTAGAGTCACCAGCGGATAAACGAG ACGTAACAGAATGCGATACGCCAAACAAAATCGATGATAAGGAGCCCCTCAAGTTCCCAACCCAGTTCCCAGTGAAGCAACGGATGCCCAAAGCTCTTTGGTCAGCAGACGAGAAGAGTTTATTCTTCGAAGCCTTGAACGAGTACGGGAAAGACTTTGATGCCATCACAGCGTATATCTGTGGGAAGATGAAGAAAAAGGGGATGGCCGACGGCTTGAAGACGAAGACACAAGTCAGCCACTTCTACTACAGGACGTGGCACAAGCTTTCAAAGCACGTACAGTTTGATGAAA ATGTTAAGAAAGTAGCCCAAGAGCTATACGCCCTAATTAACTACGGGGAACTCCGGCGTAAGTTGGCATCGGTGAGTGAGAAGACATGCGCGCGACTCGGAGAAATGGTCCGGGGCGGGAGCATGGCGGTGCGTGCACGTGGTCGTACGTTGCGGGTACGTACGCCTATGTGTGCTGCGTTACGGCGACTTAACCAAATAACTG aacGTGCTTGTGGTACGCGTGTTTGTTCTCGTGCTCAAGTTGTATTACGTGCACGTAATTCGTGCGCGTGGGCACGCGTACAAGCCGCAGCGCACAATCCTCGAATGGTGGCCGCCTTACCATTGCGTACCCGGCTCGCTGCTTTTATCAAAGCACTGCAGAAACGTTGGAAAACC TCACACTACAAAGAAACCATTATTACAAATGGTTTGGAGAAAGATAATTTGAGCTCTGAGGATTATGAACGAGAGAACTGTGACGAGCTTGAATCACATCTCAACTTGGAGATTGACAGGATTATAGCTAGAG AAGGTACACTGCCTAAAAAGTTGGCGCTACACCTCGGACCTCGTCCCGGAGTAGAGATTCACTTGCCCGTTCTCAGTCCAAGCGAACAGCTGTCCAGCCAGAAGATCTGCTTCTCTTCTTATCTGGAGAGGATGGGATCTTTGCCTCGAGACAAGGATAGTg TAAAAATAAGAACACCAAAACGCCAAAGGAAAGATAGCACATCAGAAAAAGACAAGGATGAGACGAAAAAGATCAAATTGGATGAAGATAGTAAGTTGATAAATATTGACGAAACGGCCATCGACGGTATAGAGCTGATGGCCCACTTTAAAACTATACATGACGATGAAGAAAAACCTAGTGAAGATGAAAAGGATTTGAAATCCGAAGAAACGGCCGAGGAAGACGGAGAGCCGTTAGAGAGAGACAACATTATGTCAGAAAGGGAAAAGGACAGTTTCTCAGAAATGGAAGATGAggagaaatataataagagTGACACTGATAACGAGAGTGATGGAAGGGTTGATAAGGAAAAGTTTAATCATCTTAAG GTAAAATTTCGAATTCGCCCAAAGAAGCGAGGCGGCACTATCTATACATTGGTTCAAGGTTCAGATGAAATGAAGAGCGGAGAGTTAAAGGTGGAAGAGCCGAAG tgtGAGGAGGAAATAAAGCCTGTTATAGATGTAGAAACGGCGATACGACAAATTCGCGCCGGTTGGAGTCAACACGACGCTGGAGATCTTACAATTGGGGACCTATATCTCATG TTTGGATCTCGTTCAAAATTGGAGCTCGACTATTGGTGGGCTGAAGCCACGCCCCCTCTGCCGCAACCAATCAAAGCTCAGAAAACATCCGAAAGCGACAAGACAGACAAGGACAGAGTTATAGACAAGAGGGAGAAGGGTAACAAAACACCTGAAAAAGGCGACAGTTCTGTGGAAGACGAGAGAGACAAAAGCGAtacagatatattattttcgccCAAGAACACATACAGTCAGGATAGTAACGATGGAATGTCTGGTGATGAGAGGaaat GTGAGGCTCTGTCGTCTCCAGACCACAAGTCTTCGGGTACTCTGAAGCTGGTCAGCAAACTCATCAATAGAGCTGATCCTCAGCCAGCCAGCCAGGCTTCGCACGGGTTTTCTTTACTCAGTGACAG atTGAAGCGACTCCTGGCGTTAGCTGGCAACACTCACATCACAACCGCTGCAAACACTGCCGTGTCAAAATGCATTTGTGGGCACGTGTGTCCAAAAAAACAGGCACAG AAATCGCAGCCACAACCAACTCAAGAACTGACGAATTTCGTAACGAAAAACGAATACAGCTCGGTGTTCCGTCACCCGACACCCATCGCACCTCGCCCTTGCGGTACTGAG AAGAGCAGTGCCATGAGCCTAGATGGCCTACCACGCCGTCGTCGCGGAAGGCCCAGGGTGTCAGAGCGGGATAGCCCTAGGGTCGTCGTCCAGAGACTGTTACCTCTTCTGCCCAAACTGCCTCCTACCAGCA ATTTGATCCCAGTGAAACTAGTGCCGCATTCGTCTGCGCCCGCCCCAGCTAGGATTCTGCCGAGACCGCCTCCTCCGCCGCCCACATCCACCGCTGA TTTGTCAGCCTACTACGTACTCAGTGAGTCAAACGGTCGATTCTTCTTCCACGACGGAGATCGTCGGATTCCCATAAACCCACCAGAAGAAGATGAAGATCATG ATAAAATGAATGGAGAAGATATCCAGATTGTAAAAGAAAAGGCGAGCAGCGAGAATGGGGAGACAGACAAGTCGAAAGAATCAAACTCTGCAACATCCTCGATGAAGTCGGAACAGACCGACATGACTA GTTTTCTAACATCCGAGTCCATGTCACTGTCTCCATCCCGACTGTTGCGTGATGCTGAAGGATGGCTCGAAGGCTCCGTCCAAGATTTCTCTCTCAGCTCGTTCCTCAACCAGCTGGAAGGGCGTCATCCTGATACTGCG